The Gloeomargarita sp. SKYB120 genomic interval CCACCTTTAGCGCAATTGATCACCCACATCAATCGCCGCAGCGACAATCTCTACGCCGAAGCGCTCCTGCGTCATCTGGGAGCGACTCGTCAGCCCCACATCGCCAGTGACCTAGCTGGGATTCAGGTGATACAAAAGGTGCTGGCTCGCCTGGGGGTCGATACCACCGGCGTGCGCCAGGCCGATGGCTCCGGTTTATCGCGCCACAACCGGGTGACTCCCCTGGCGTTGGTACAACTGCTCCAAGCGCTGGCTGTTTCCCCCTGGCACCAGGTCTATCGGGATTCGTTGGCCGTGCCGGGACTCCCAGGTACCCTGCGCCGCCGTTATACCTATACTGACATCCAGCTCCAGGCCAAAACCGGCACGCTGTCTGGTGTTGCCGCCCTAGCGGGCTATCTCTACCCTCGCCGGCGCCCGCCCCTGGTGTTTGCCATTATCGTGAATCAATCGGAACAGCCCGCCAGCGTCCTACGGCGTGGGATTGACCAGATGGTCATGGCGCTGTATCGCTGGGCGGAAACGGTCTCGCCGGACGAGTGGGACAACTGCCCTATGTCCGCTCCAGTTGCTGCAGGGGCCTTTCCCGAACCAGCGCCGGCTCTTGTCCTGGGCCGCAGGGCGTCGTACCGCTTTCCGACAAACTCAAGTGGTTTAGCCCTATCTCAGCTAGGCAGTCAGGTTGGTCTGGCTCGCGCCTCGCAGTGACCCTCAACGCCCCTTGGGCGGCACGTTTAGCGCCATCATCAAACTTCCGCCAGCGGATGGAGCCGTAACACACTGGTCACCATTGCCCACAGGGTCTTGAACTCCGGCACTTTCACCTCGCGCCACTGGTAGGGCTGGCAATAGAGATGGGGAATCAGTCGTCGCAGCGCCGCCAGCGGCATCTCCAGAAACGTTACCTGCACCTGGGATCCTTGAGCATCAACCTGCACTGGCAAACTCAGCCCCGCTAACGGGCTCGGTTGCACAAAGGTCAAACGCCCTCGGGCCAAGACCTGGCTGGGAGCGTCCGGCAGGACCAGCACCGCACCGCCTTCCGACAACGCCAGGGTTTCTCCCGTCCACACGTGACCCGCCACCGCCAATTGACAGGCCTCGCGCCGGTTAAACCAGGGATAGGGCGCTTGAGGAACGTCAATCGCTGCCAGGACACAGACCGTCAGTAACATCAGGTTGTAGGTTGCCCACAGAAGGTTGACGATGTAGCTATCGGGATTGACCGCTACGGTTGTCCACCCGAGTACCGGGCGCAGGAGACCCAAAACCGACAACCCCATGAGCACCAACAAGGGCCCCGCTATCCGCCAATTCACCTGGATGCGGTCTGGGTTCCTGTTTCCCTTGGGTGTGACCTTGAACGGCTTGTTGTAGGGAGCCAGCAACGTCTTGAGCACTGTCAGGGACATCGGCAAACATATGAGAGTCTCATAGACGTCCGACCAAAAGACAGAACGCCGGTTTTCGGTCAACCAGGAAAAACACATCACCCCACTGATGTAGTAGGGCAGGTAGAAAAAAATCAGCTCGTCAACCGTCGCCCGCAGCGGTGGAATATCCAGCAGCAAGTAGGCCAACGGCGCTAGGAGAAACACCAGCCGGCACAGGGATAAAAACCAGTACAGGAACCCCAGGGCATGGGAAAAACGCTGACCCCACCGCAGCCCCGGCATAGTCAAAACATTCGCTCCCAAAAACAACAGTTGCAGCGTGCCTTGACCCCATCGCAGTCGTTGGTCGATAAACGCTCCTATCGTCTCTGGTGCCAGTCCCGCTGACAGGGCCTCGTTGAGGTATTTGACCCGGTAGCCCCGCGCCTGCAATTGCAAGCTCAGGAAGTAATCCTCGGTAATGCTGCCGGTGGGAATACCGCCAATCTCGTCAAGAACGCTACGGCGCACCACAAAACAGGTCCCGCAGCAAATGACCGCATCCCACCAATCCCGGCTCGGCTGGATGTAGCGGAAAAACAGAGTTTGCTCGTTACTGACAATCCCCTCCAGCCCCAAATTCACCGAGATAGGGTCTTCGTTGAAGAAGTTTTGGGGGGTTTGCACCAGCGCCGTCTGGGGGTCTTGGAAAAAGCCCACCGTGCGCTCCAGAAAATTGCGACTGGGGACAAAATCGGCATCGAAAACGGCCACCAATTCCCCGTGAATCGTGGGCAAGGCGTGGTTGAGATTGCCCGCTTTGGCGTGGCGATTGTCGGGGCGGTCTCGGTAGCCGCATCCCAGTTGCTGGGCCAGCTTTTTGACCTCGGGACGTCGGCCATCATCCAGCAAGTAAACCCGTTTGTGGGGGTAATCCATCGCCTGGCAACCGATAACCGTGCGGCGTAGGATGTCCACACTCTCGTTGTAGGTAGGGATGAGCACATCGACCCAGGGCAGATAGGTACCCTCCAGAACTGCCCGGCTCCAGCGGTCCGCCTCTCGTGACCGGTCCACCTGGAAGAGGTGATGCAGATAAAACAGCACCGTGTTGAGCAGGTTTACTGCCTCAGCAGCAAAAAGTGCCAGGGAAACCGCCGCCGTTGCCCCATTATCCCAATTGAGGGTGGCAAACCCCCGCCACAGCAAGTAGCGCAGTCCCCAGAACGCCGTAATGCCGCCGACCACCGCCCGGCTGAAGACATTGGGCGTCGGAGACAGTTCCTTGAGCACCACGGTCAAGGCCAACCAGAGAAGCGCCGGGAGCGCCAGCGCCTGCAACGTCGTTTTCCAAGGGCGAAAGGTGGCCCGACCCCAGACCCACAGGTCTAAAACGGCCGTTCGCACCGCCACCGTATCCACTTGCGATAACCCGAGCACCACCAGGGCAGCAAGCCCCAGCCCCAGCACCCAGGCATCCAGTGACCACCGCCTTTTCACTACGCTCCTTCTGTGAGAAATTCCACCTCGACGCGCTGCCCAACCCCACAAAACCGGCCAGTGCGTTCTTGCAGACGCCAGGGGTCCGTCAGTTCCACCTGAACCTCGAGTTCATTGCGCACCAGTTCGGGGGGAGGCACAGCCACGTCAACGCCAACCGTCACCTGGCCCGGTCCTCCGCGGATGGCTCGCACCCAACCCGGCAAAACCCAGTGAGTGCCGTCGAGAAAACGAATGATAGCCCGCTGGCCCAGGAATAGCCGGTGGTTGGCCCGCTCCGCCACCAGGGCGCTCACCCACACCTGCTCGCAGTTCAACAGTTGCAGTAGCGGTGTCCCCGCCTCGACATGTGTGCCCAGTTCCCCCGTGCGCAGTCCCACCGACCAAACCACCGTTGCCGCCGGGCTGCGGAGTGTCGCAGACCGCACTAATTGCAACTGCCGTTCGGTTTTGCGGATTTCTTGACGTAGGTTGTGGAGGGTGGTCTCGAGTTGTCGCTGCTCCTGCTCCAAATCGGTGATTTCCTGGCTCAGGTCCAGCAGCCGGATGGCTGGGAAACTAAACGTCCGAGCCGAGTCCAGTTGCAAGCCTTTCTTGATGGCCTGCAAGCTGGCCCACTGCCGCTGTACGTCGGCTTGGCGGTTAGCCACCTGTTCCTGAGCCAGCCGCAGCTCCGTCCGGGCCTGGTCCACCCGCTGCTGGGGAATCGCTCCTTCCCGCGCTAGCGCCGTCACCCGTTCCAATTCCTGTTGGGCAAAAGCCAACTGAGCCTGCGCCGCCCGTAGCTCACTGCGACTGCGTTCCAGGGCCGCTTGGAAAAATTCCACATCCAAGGCCGACTGCTGGCGGGATTTTTGGGTGAGCAAGGCGTAGGTCTGTTGCCGCTGGGCCAGCCGCCGACCCAGACTCCGGTACTGCTGTTCCGCCAGACGCAACCGGCTGCGGAGATGTTGCAACTCGATTTCCAGTTGGGCGTTGCGCTCGTTGGTAATAACACCGATAACCGCTCCCTGGGGCAACGACATCCCCGGCTGTAAGGGTTCCAACCGCAGGGTACCTGTGATAGGCGCGTGAACCGTAATC includes:
- a CDS encoding HlyD family secretion protein encodes the protein MNRRSLHLLPGRWLSGPLPPPSPLKPQEAGQRRQRWFRALRLILGMGLLGLAVGLGWQRLTRVTSRVGYVNAEVITVHAPITGTLRLEPLQPGMSLPQGAVIGVITNERNAQLEIELQHLRSRLRLAEQQYRSLGRRLAQRQQTYALLTQKSRQQSALDVEFFQAALERSRSELRAAQAQLAFAQQELERVTALAREGAIPQQRVDQARTELRLAQEQVANRQADVQRQWASLQAIKKGLQLDSARTFSFPAIRLLDLSQEITDLEQEQRQLETTLHNLRQEIRKTERQLQLVRSATLRSPAATVVWSVGLRTGELGTHVEAGTPLLQLLNCEQVWVSALVAERANHRLFLGQRAIIRFLDGTHWVLPGWVRAIRGGPGQVTVGVDVAVPPPELVRNELEVQVELTDPWRLQERTGRFCGVGQRVEVEFLTEGA
- a CDS encoding glycosyltransferase translates to MKRRWSLDAWVLGLGLAALVVLGLSQVDTVAVRTAVLDLWVWGRATFRPWKTTLQALALPALLWLALTVVLKELSPTPNVFSRAVVGGITAFWGLRYLLWRGFATLNWDNGATAAVSLALFAAEAVNLLNTVLFYLHHLFQVDRSREADRWSRAVLEGTYLPWVDVLIPTYNESVDILRRTVIGCQAMDYPHKRVYLLDDGRRPEVKKLAQQLGCGYRDRPDNRHAKAGNLNHALPTIHGELVAVFDADFVPSRNFLERTVGFFQDPQTALVQTPQNFFNEDPISVNLGLEGIVSNEQTLFFRYIQPSRDWWDAVICCGTCFVVRRSVLDEIGGIPTGSITEDYFLSLQLQARGYRVKYLNEALSAGLAPETIGAFIDQRLRWGQGTLQLLFLGANVLTMPGLRWGQRFSHALGFLYWFLSLCRLVFLLAPLAYLLLDIPPLRATVDELIFFYLPYYISGVMCFSWLTENRRSVFWSDVYETLICLPMSLTVLKTLLAPYNKPFKVTPKGNRNPDRIQVNWRIAGPLLVLMGLSVLGLLRPVLGWTTVAVNPDSYIVNLLWATYNLMLLTVCVLAAIDVPQAPYPWFNRREACQLAVAGHVWTGETLALSEGGAVLVLPDAPSQVLARGRLTFVQPSPLAGLSLPVQVDAQGSQVQVTFLEMPLAALRRLIPHLYCQPYQWREVKVPEFKTLWAMVTSVLRLHPLAEV